From one Desulfurobacterium thermolithotrophum DSM 11699 genomic stretch:
- a CDS encoding RNA-guided endonuclease InsQ/TnpB family protein gives MKLQRTLKLVLKPTEEQKQTLLETIEQYKFAYNYTCKVGWSAKTWNGIELHKLTYYTVREKTSLPSQLVISARVVATESLKSAIKRKKKGLKSKCPQSNNPAIRYDRRSYTVWLEREEVSLATVKGRQKFKVKVPDYFKQYLDWRVTSANLKYDKRLKKFFLNITCEKEFPDVEPVNYFVGVDLGLRNLAVVSTPDGKINKFFDGGHIRAVSERYFALRKRLQSKGTPSAKRHLKTLSQKEKRFRTAINHRIAKEIVSLVPAGGVIVLEKLKGIRKRIKVNKQNRRWIHSWNFAQLQQFIEYKAQAKGIRVVYVDARYTSQKCSRCGHISRSNRIDQSHFVCKHCSYSLNADLNASRNIVKNYLASLQRGEVGTGSGISLPVGRCQPSQCSGATW, from the coding sequence ATGAAACTGCAACGCACTCTTAAACTTGTTCTTAAACCTACTGAAGAACAGAAACAAACACTCCTTGAAACCATTGAGCAGTATAAGTTTGCCTACAACTATACTTGTAAAGTTGGTTGGAGTGCAAAAACTTGGAACGGGATTGAGCTCCACAAACTTACCTATTACACGGTAAGAGAAAAAACCTCTCTCCCTTCTCAACTCGTTATTTCTGCAAGGGTTGTAGCTACTGAAAGCCTCAAATCTGCAATCAAGAGAAAGAAGAAAGGACTCAAAAGCAAATGTCCTCAGAGCAACAATCCTGCTATCCGTTATGATAGGCGTTCCTATACTGTTTGGCTGGAAAGAGAAGAAGTCTCCCTCGCTACCGTTAAAGGAAGACAGAAGTTTAAGGTAAAAGTTCCTGATTACTTCAAGCAATACCTTGACTGGAGAGTTACTTCTGCGAATCTCAAGTATGACAAGAGACTTAAAAAGTTCTTTCTCAACATTACCTGTGAAAAGGAATTCCCCGATGTAGAACCTGTTAACTACTTTGTCGGAGTTGACCTTGGTCTCCGTAACCTTGCGGTAGTTTCTACTCCTGACGGAAAAATTAACAAGTTCTTTGATGGGGGACACATAAGGGCAGTTTCCGAAAGATATTTTGCACTTCGCAAGAGATTGCAGTCCAAAGGCACTCCTTCTGCAAAGAGGCACCTCAAGACACTTTCCCAGAAGGAGAAACGGTTTCGGACTGCTATTAACCATAGGATAGCAAAGGAGATAGTTAGCCTTGTTCCTGCTGGTGGAGTAATTGTCCTTGAGAAGCTCAAAGGAATCAGGAAAAGGATTAAGGTTAACAAGCAAAATAGACGCTGGATACACAGCTGGAACTTTGCACAGCTCCAGCAGTTTATAGAGTATAAAGCTCAAGCTAAGGGAATAAGAGTGGTCTATGTAGATGCACGCTACACCTCTCAAAAGTGTAGCAGATGCGGACACATTTCTCGTTCTAACCGAATTGACCAGTCTCACTTTGTCTGCAAACATTGTAGTTACTCCCTTAACGCTGACCTTAACGCCAGCAGGAACATAGTTAAAAACTATCTGGCTTCTCTCCAAAGAGGAGAAGTCGGGACTGGGAGTGGTATATCCCTCCCAGTGGGGCGCTGTCAACCGTCCCAATGTAGCGGTGCTACCTGGTAG
- a CDS encoding thioredoxin fold domain-containing protein encodes MKSIIAIMIMIFSFYNSVAQECPSFSEAQAILNRTLKTPLTIKEIKNLKSFSACKISTHEGETFFLSHDKRFLIEGILLKIPSFVLSFKDYGILKRNVLFSIGSGKEIIVLTNPLCKACQENKQKLTKLAKKFRLSFVMVGFSKKEIAAASNAVCKKKNINDLFSLEENLDVCDTGKLKVWTVSDILRRYGITGTPVFVFPDRKVAVGISDFERMLTKFTLH; translated from the coding sequence ATGAAAAGTATTATAGCCATAATGATAATGATTTTCTCGTTTTATAACTCAGTAGCACAGGAATGTCCCAGTTTTTCAGAAGCACAGGCTATACTTAATAGAACACTAAAGACACCTTTAACTATTAAAGAAATTAAAAATCTGAAAAGCTTTTCCGCTTGCAAAATTTCTACACATGAAGGAGAAACCTTCTTTTTATCCCATGATAAAAGGTTTCTAATAGAAGGAATTTTGTTAAAGATTCCTTCTTTTGTCCTTTCTTTTAAAGACTATGGCATTTTAAAAAGGAACGTTCTTTTTTCTATTGGAAGTGGTAAAGAGATAATTGTCCTTACTAATCCTTTATGTAAAGCTTGCCAAGAAAATAAGCAAAAATTAACTAAATTGGCAAAAAAATTCCGTTTAAGCTTTGTAATGGTCGGTTTTAGCAAAAAGGAAATAGCCGCTGCTTCTAACGCGGTTTGTAAGAAAAAAAATATTAATGATCTCTTTAGTTTAGAAGAAAATCTAGATGTATGTGATACAGGAAAACTAAAGGTTTGGACAGTTTCAGATATCTTGAGAAGATATGGAATAACAGGAACTCCTGTTTTTGTTTTTCCAGATAGAAAAGTAGCAGTTGGTATTAGTGATTTTGAAAGAATGCTAACCAAGTTCACACTTCACTAA
- a CDS encoding methionine adenosyltransferase: MNIRVTPLDTQPVNGAEIEIVERKGLGHPDTICDALAEKLSAELCKFYYEKFGFVLHHNVDKNLLVGGSAIPKFMGGEVTEPIEIFLSGRAIKEYKGVKIPVEELAVESAKKWLRENIHAIDPEKDVRIYTYIRPGSVDLVDIYMRQLKEGVPLSNDTSFGVGYAPFDEVENVVYHIEKKLNSKELKKIHPELGEDIKVMGVRIGETIKVTIACAFVDRYIKDINDYVEKRENVRKIAYDVATKFTNREVQIYVNTGDDIENQNVYITVTGTSAEAGDDGEVGRGNRVNGLITPYRPMSLEAAAGKNPITHVGKLYNITANEIAKAVIENIPEIEEAYCYMVSQIGKPVNEPLAVDVKIRTSEKPESFQSRIDTIVKDCLSEMKNTWKKLVEEEITVY; encoded by the coding sequence ATGAACATACGTGTTACTCCTCTGGACACTCAGCCAGTCAATGGTGCTGAGATTGAGATTGTAGAAAGAAAGGGGCTTGGCCACCCAGACACAATATGTGATGCTCTTGCAGAAAAGCTTTCCGCAGAGCTCTGTAAGTTCTACTACGAAAAGTTTGGTTTTGTTCTCCATCACAACGTTGATAAAAATCTTTTAGTTGGTGGAAGTGCAATTCCTAAGTTCATGGGAGGAGAAGTAACAGAACCTATAGAGATTTTTCTGTCCGGTAGAGCTATTAAAGAATATAAGGGAGTGAAAATCCCTGTAGAAGAATTGGCAGTAGAAAGTGCAAAGAAATGGTTGAGAGAAAATATCCATGCTATAGATCCTGAAAAAGATGTAAGAATATACACTTACATTAGACCTGGTTCTGTAGATCTTGTAGACATTTATATGAGACAGTTAAAGGAAGGCGTTCCTCTTTCTAATGACACTTCTTTTGGTGTTGGTTATGCACCTTTTGATGAAGTAGAAAATGTTGTTTATCACATTGAAAAAAAGCTTAATAGTAAAGAATTGAAGAAAATACACCCTGAGCTCGGGGAAGATATTAAGGTAATGGGAGTTAGAATTGGCGAAACAATAAAGGTAACGATTGCCTGTGCGTTTGTTGATAGATATATCAAAGATATTAATGACTACGTTGAAAAAAGAGAAAACGTTAGGAAAATTGCCTATGATGTAGCTACTAAGTTTACAAATAGAGAAGTTCAAATATACGTTAATACAGGCGACGACATAGAAAACCAAAACGTTTATATAACTGTTACAGGAACTTCTGCAGAAGCTGGTGATGATGGAGAAGTAGGAAGAGGTAACAGAGTAAATGGTCTTATTACTCCATATAGACCTATGAGTCTTGAGGCTGCAGCCGGTAAGAATCCAATAACTCATGTTGGAAAACTTTATAACATTACGGCAAACGAGATAGCCAAAGCTGTTATTGAAAATATTCCTGAAATAGAAGAAGCTTACTGCTATATGGTTAGTCAGATTGGTAAACCTGTTAATGAACCGCTTGCTGTTGATGTAAAGATAAGAACTTCTGAAAAACCTGAAAGTTTCCAATCAAGAATAGATACTATCGTTAAGGACTGCCTCTCTGAGATGAAAAATACTTGGAAAAAACTTGTTGAAGAGGAAATAACAGTTTATTAA
- the waaF gene encoding lipopolysaccharide heptosyltransferase II, whose protein sequence is MRNILIFQTAFLGDLILTSSLIKSIKKSFPEANVSIVVRKGFESVFQGFSYVSEIISYNKKGFLKFSRLLKEKNFDLVISPHRSHRTSLLLFLSRIKRRIGFNTSGFSFLYTDRVKYRQGKEVHEIDRNLDLLLPLKDEFSVVVDKKPELPISNSESKVTLEKFNLKKDYIVLAPGSVWKTKMWLSEYYGEVAKYFLKKGKNVVLVGSKSDLEPCTKVHEIAEKRTINLCGKTTLREFFSVIKEAQLLISNDSSPVHVASCFNIPVVAVFGATVKDFGFYPYNKDKGVVAEIDLYCRPCGIHGGRRCPEGHFRCMKNLKPEIVIEKAENLLKK, encoded by the coding sequence TTGAGAAACATTCTTATCTTTCAAACGGCATTCTTAGGAGATTTGATTCTTACTTCTTCTTTAATAAAGTCTATAAAGAAGAGTTTTCCAGAAGCTAATGTCTCTATAGTTGTTAGAAAAGGTTTTGAAAGTGTATTTCAAGGGTTTTCCTATGTGTCAGAGATTATCTCTTACAATAAGAAAGGTTTTTTAAAATTTTCAAGACTTTTAAAAGAAAAGAATTTTGATCTTGTAATTTCTCCTCATCGTTCTCATAGAACTTCACTACTTCTTTTCTTGTCCAGGATAAAAAGAAGAATAGGTTTTAATACTTCAGGGTTTAGTTTTCTTTACACTGATAGAGTTAAATATAGACAGGGTAAGGAAGTTCATGAAATTGATAGGAATCTCGATCTGTTATTGCCTTTAAAAGATGAGTTTTCTGTTGTTGTAGATAAAAAGCCAGAACTCCCAATATCTAATTCTGAATCAAAAGTAACTCTTGAAAAATTTAACTTGAAAAAAGACTACATAGTTCTTGCCCCAGGCTCAGTATGGAAAACAAAAATGTGGCTTTCAGAGTATTATGGAGAAGTTGCTAAGTACTTCCTAAAAAAAGGAAAAAATGTTGTTTTAGTAGGCTCAAAAAGTGATTTGGAACCTTGTACAAAAGTTCATGAAATAGCAGAAAAGAGAACTATTAATCTATGTGGAAAAACGACACTGAGAGAATTCTTTTCAGTTATAAAAGAAGCACAGCTACTTATTTCTAACGATTCTTCGCCTGTTCACGTTGCAAGTTGTTTTAATATTCCTGTTGTTGCAGTTTTTGGAGCAACAGTAAAAGATTTTGGTTTTTATCCTTATAATAAAGATAAAGGAGTAGTTGCAGAAATTGACTTATACTGCCGTCCATGTGGAATTCATGGTGGGAGAAGGTGTCCAGAAGGTCACTTTAGGTGCATGAAAAATCTAAAACCGGAAATTGTTATAGAAAAAGCTGAAAATTTACTTAAAAAGTAA
- the tyrS gene encoding tyrosine--tRNA ligase, whose amino-acid sequence MTPEEQLRIIKRGTAEIIGENELLKKLKEKKVLYVKAGFDPTAPDLHLGHTVLLWKLRDFQELGHKVYFLIGDFTAMIGDPTGKSETRPPLTKEEVLKNAETYAQQVFKILDPEKTVVVFNSEWLDKMTATDLIKLSSKYTVARMLERDDFSKRFKEGRSIHIHEFIYPLLQGYDSVALKADVELGGTDQKFNLLIGRHLQREFGQEEQTCIMMPILEGLDGVQKMSKSLGNYIGILEPPEEQFGKVMRISDELMWRYYRLVTRVSEEEIEEMEKAVREGKLHPMEAKKRLAETIVRTFHGEDAARKAREHFERVFSKRELPEEIPEPEISIPENPVWLPRLLKEAGLVKSTSEGRRQIKGGGVRIDGEKITDENLKIDVLKKEFILQVGKRRFARIKPEKVTITSEN is encoded by the coding sequence ATGACACCAGAGGAACAGCTTAGGATTATAAAAAGAGGAACTGCAGAAATAATTGGTGAAAATGAACTTCTTAAAAAGCTTAAAGAGAAGAAAGTTCTTTACGTAAAAGCTGGATTTGATCCAACAGCGCCGGACTTACATCTTGGACATACAGTTCTTCTTTGGAAATTAAGGGATTTTCAGGAGCTTGGACACAAAGTCTATTTTCTTATTGGTGACTTCACTGCAATGATTGGAGATCCAACAGGAAAGTCTGAAACAAGACCTCCTCTTACAAAAGAAGAAGTTTTAAAGAATGCTGAAACCTATGCTCAACAGGTCTTTAAAATACTTGATCCGGAAAAAACAGTAGTTGTTTTCAACAGTGAATGGCTTGATAAAATGACAGCTACAGACCTTATAAAACTCTCATCTAAATATACTGTAGCAAGAATGCTAGAAAGGGACGATTTTTCTAAGAGATTTAAGGAAGGAAGGTCTATCCATATTCATGAATTTATATATCCTCTTTTACAAGGTTACGATTCAGTAGCACTAAAAGCAGATGTTGAGTTGGGAGGAACCGATCAAAAGTTCAACTTACTTATTGGAAGACATCTTCAAAGAGAATTTGGGCAGGAAGAACAAACTTGCATAATGATGCCAATCTTAGAAGGACTCGATGGCGTGCAGAAGATGAGCAAATCTCTTGGAAATTACATAGGAATCTTGGAGCCTCCTGAAGAACAATTTGGAAAAGTTATGAGAATTTCAGATGAACTAATGTGGCGCTACTATAGACTTGTTACAAGAGTTTCAGAAGAAGAAATAGAAGAAATGGAAAAGGCAGTTAGAGAAGGAAAACTTCACCCAATGGAAGCAAAGAAAAGATTGGCAGAAACAATAGTTAGAACTTTTCACGGTGAAGATGCCGCAAGAAAGGCAAGAGAGCATTTTGAAAGAGTTTTTTCTAAAAGAGAGCTCCCAGAAGAAATACCAGAGCCGGAAATTTCCATACCGGAGAATCCAGTATGGCTTCCAAGACTTCTTAAGGAAGCAGGTCTTGTAAAATCAACATCTGAAGGAAGAAGACAAATTAAAGGTGGTGGTGTAAGAATAGACGGTGAAAAAATAACAGACGAAAACTTAAAAATAGACGTCTTAAAGAAGGAATTTATCCTTCAAGTAGGAAAGAGAAGATTTGCAAGAATAAAGCCTGAAAAAGTAACAATTACATCTGAAAACTAA